A stretch of Cyanobacterium sp. HL-69 DNA encodes these proteins:
- the hslO gene encoding molecular chaperone Hsp33 → MADQLIRATAADGGIRAVGVITTKSVQVAKDRHNLSYVATAALGRAMSSGLLLASSMKQEGSRVNIKIKGNGPLGGILVDAGMDGTVRGYVANPSVELPPNAMGKLDVGKAVGNEGFLYVIKDVGYGYPYSSTVELVSGEVGEDIASYLVNSEQTASALLVGVFVGKDGVTASGGMLLQVLPKASHDEDLIATLEERVGQLKGFTPLLRQGKGLTDIFNDLLGDFGLHIFPEVQMVRFDCSCSFDRMLGALKMLGVDELEDMIVTDGGAEATCHFCNEVYHASPDHLREVIDNIKAQ, encoded by the coding sequence ATGGCAGATCAATTAATTAGAGCAACCGCCGCCGATGGTGGTATTCGTGCAGTAGGAGTAATCACCACCAAAAGTGTGCAAGTAGCCAAAGATAGACACAACCTTTCCTATGTTGCCACCGCAGCCCTAGGAAGGGCAATGTCTTCAGGGTTGTTACTGGCTTCTAGTATGAAACAAGAAGGCTCAAGAGTTAATATAAAAATTAAGGGAAATGGCCCTCTAGGAGGCATTTTAGTTGATGCAGGGATGGATGGCACAGTGAGAGGTTATGTGGCTAATCCTTCAGTAGAATTACCTCCCAATGCCATGGGAAAATTAGATGTTGGCAAGGCCGTAGGTAATGAAGGTTTTTTGTATGTAATCAAAGACGTGGGGTATGGTTATCCCTATTCTAGTACCGTTGAGCTTGTATCTGGGGAAGTAGGGGAAGACATCGCCAGTTATTTAGTCAATTCTGAGCAAACCGCCTCGGCTTTATTGGTGGGAGTATTTGTGGGCAAAGATGGAGTAACGGCTTCTGGGGGAATGTTATTGCAGGTATTACCCAAGGCTTCCCATGATGAGGATTTAATTGCTACTTTGGAAGAGCGAGTAGGGCAATTAAAAGGTTTTACTCCTCTACTTAGACAGGGTAAAGGTTTGACTGATATTTTTAATGATTTGTTGGGAGATTTTGGTTTACATATTTTCCCCGAAGTACAAATGGTTAGGTTTGATTGTAGTTGCTCTTTTGACCGTATGTTAGGGGCTTTGAAAATGTTGGGGGTGGATGAGTTAGAGGATATGATTGTCACCGATGGCGGCGCCGAGGCTACTTGTCATTTTTGCAATGAGGTTTACCATGCTAGTCCTGACCATTTACGGGAAGTAATTGATAATATTAAGGCTCAGTAG
- a CDS encoding creatinine amidohydrolase: MQLHQSTWQEVETYLSQSKGIIIPIGSTEQHGPTGLIGTDAICAEKIADGVGKEASAMVAPTINVGMALHHTAFPGTISLRPSTLILYVKDYLTSLVRAGFQSFFFINGHGGNIATLKATFSECYNHFATLNIPDHENIKCTVANWFMVRDVYMLAKELYGDQEGSHATPSEVALTQFVYPDMIKTAPLEKDVAKGHPIYGASNFRRCYPDGRMGSNPSLATPEHGQRFYELAVKSLNQSYLEFIS; the protein is encoded by the coding sequence ATGCAACTACATCAATCTACTTGGCAAGAAGTCGAAACATATTTATCCCAATCTAAAGGTATTATTATTCCTATTGGCTCCACTGAGCAACACGGGCCCACAGGATTAATAGGCACCGATGCCATTTGTGCGGAAAAAATAGCTGACGGGGTAGGCAAAGAAGCCTCCGCCATGGTAGCGCCCACCATCAATGTAGGCATGGCATTACATCATACCGCCTTCCCCGGCACCATTAGCCTACGCCCTAGCACCCTCATTTTGTACGTCAAAGACTATCTAACATCCCTTGTAAGGGCTGGGTTTCAGAGTTTCTTTTTCATTAATGGCCATGGGGGTAATATCGCCACCCTCAAAGCAACTTTTTCTGAGTGTTATAATCATTTTGCCACCCTCAATATTCCAGACCATGAAAATATAAAATGTACTGTAGCTAATTGGTTCATGGTTCGGGATGTATATATGTTAGCAAAAGAATTGTATGGCGATCAAGAAGGTTCTCACGCTACCCCCTCAGAAGTGGCCCTAACCCAGTTTGTTTACCCCGATATGATAAAGACAGCCCCCTTAGAAAAAGACGTGGCAAAAGGGCATCCTATTTATGGAGCGAGTAATTTTCGCAGGTGCTACCCTGATGGTAGAATGGGATCAAATCCTAGTTTAGCAACACCAGAACATGGTCAAAGATTTTATGAGTTAGCGGTTAAAAGTTTAAATCAAAGTTATCTCGAATTTATTAGTTAA
- a CDS encoding putative amidohydrolase Nit — MKSYLAAAVCMTSTPDVEANLNQAEELIELAVNQGAKLIGLPENFSFLGRDEEKIAQVETIATKSEKFLIRMAQRFQVTILGGGFPTPLEGDRTKAYNTAMLVDANGTALGCYHKTHLFDVNVPDGNNYQESKTVMAGDDLPPVCGTEDLGKIGLSICYDVRFPEVFRHLSRQGAEVMFIPAAFTAYTGKDHWQVLLQARAIENTCYVVAPAQTGNHYARRCSHGHAVIVDPWGSIIASTGSQIGVAIGEINPQRLQQVRLQMPSLQHRVFS, encoded by the coding sequence ATGAAATCATATTTGGCGGCGGCAGTTTGCATGACAAGCACTCCTGATGTGGAGGCAAATCTCAATCAGGCAGAAGAGTTAATCGAGTTGGCAGTTAATCAGGGGGCGAAGTTGATTGGCTTGCCTGAAAATTTCTCTTTTTTAGGTAGAGATGAAGAAAAAATTGCCCAAGTGGAAACTATTGCCACCAAAAGCGAAAAGTTTTTGATTCGTATGGCCCAGCGTTTTCAGGTTACTATCCTTGGGGGTGGTTTTCCTACTCCCCTTGAGGGCGATCGCACTAAGGCATATAATACAGCTATGCTAGTGGATGCTAACGGTACGGCATTGGGCTGTTATCACAAGACACACCTATTCGATGTCAATGTACCTGATGGTAACAATTATCAAGAATCAAAAACCGTCATGGCAGGGGATGACTTACCCCCCGTATGTGGCACTGAAGACTTAGGAAAAATAGGGCTTTCCATCTGTTACGATGTTCGTTTTCCCGAGGTGTTTCGTCACCTTTCCCGTCAAGGGGCAGAAGTTATGTTTATTCCTGCGGCCTTTACTGCCTATACTGGAAAAGACCATTGGCAGGTATTATTACAAGCAAGGGCCATCGAAAATACTTGTTATGTGGTAGCCCCAGCCCAAACAGGAAATCATTATGCCCGTCGTTGTAGCCATGGCCATGCGGTAATAGTAGATCCTTGGGGTAGTATAATCGCTAGTACCGGCTCTCAAATTGGGGTTGCCATCGGTGAGATTAATCCTCAGCGTTTACAACAGGTGCGTTTACAGATGCCTAGTTTACAACATCGGGTTTTTAGTTAA
- the asd gene encoding aspartate-semialdehyde dehydrogenase Asd, with protein sequence MSNNIRVAILGATGAVGTEIINLLMERNFPLSGLKLLASSRSAGKTIQFKDQSLTIEEVTENSFDDVDIVLASAGGSTSKKWARAIVDAGAVMIDNSSAFRMDENVPLVVPEINPHDAQKHQGIIANPNCTTILMGVAIYPLHLIQPIKRIIVSTYQSASGAGAMAMEEVKNQAQAILDGQTPKPEILPYPLAFNLFPHNSPILDNHYCEEEMKMVNETRKIFGDSGIRISATCIRVPVLRAHSEAINLEFEQPFAVDEAKKAIGEAEGVTLVDDWANNYFPMPIDATGKDDVLVGRIRQDISSSNNIELWLCGDQIRKGAALNAVQIAELLMEKNWLGK encoded by the coding sequence TTGTCTAACAATATTCGAGTCGCCATTTTAGGAGCCACAGGGGCAGTAGGAACGGAAATTATTAACCTATTAATGGAGCGTAATTTCCCTTTATCTGGGTTGAAACTCCTTGCTTCTAGTCGTTCTGCGGGAAAAACTATTCAATTTAAAGATCAATCCCTAACCATAGAAGAGGTGACAGAAAATTCCTTTGATGACGTGGATATTGTCTTGGCTTCTGCGGGTGGTTCTACTTCTAAAAAATGGGCAAGGGCGATCGTTGATGCTGGGGCGGTGATGATTGATAATTCCAGTGCTTTTCGTATGGATGAAAATGTGCCTTTGGTAGTACCCGAAATTAATCCCCATGATGCCCAAAAACATCAAGGAATTATTGCAAACCCTAACTGTACAACTATTTTGATGGGGGTTGCTATTTATCCTTTACATTTAATTCAACCCATTAAACGGATTATTGTATCCACCTATCAGTCTGCTAGTGGGGCAGGGGCGATGGCAATGGAGGAGGTGAAAAATCAAGCTCAAGCTATTCTGGATGGGCAAACCCCTAAACCTGAAATATTGCCTTATCCCCTCGCTTTTAATTTATTTCCTCACAATTCCCCTATCCTCGATAATCATTACTGTGAGGAGGAGATGAAGATGGTTAATGAAACTAGAAAGATTTTTGGCGATAGCGGTATTCGCATTAGTGCTACTTGTATTCGTGTGCCTGTTTTACGAGCGCACTCGGAGGCGATTAATTTAGAGTTTGAACAACCTTTTGCGGTGGATGAGGCTAAAAAAGCTATTGGTGAAGCTGAGGGAGTAACTTTGGTGGATGATTGGGCGAATAATTATTTCCCTATGCCCATAGATGCGACGGGTAAGGATGATGTATTGGTGGGCAGAATCCGTCAAGATATATCTAGCTCTAATAATATTGAGTTATGGTTATGCGGTGATCAAATTCGTAAGGGGGCTGCCCTTAATGCGGTACAAATTGCGGAGTTGTTAATGGAGAAAAACTGGCTTGGAAAGTAA
- the resB gene encoding cytochrome c biogenesis protein — protein sequence MSISSSLSLSSQIGKFSRKLLAVVADLRLAIILLLAIALFSISGTVIEQNQGLSYYQENYPENPALWGFFTWKLLLNLGFDHVYTTWWYVSILVLFGTSLIACTFRRQLPALKAAKIWKYYRQPREFNKLTLSAELSVNGLTEIKDSLTKKGYKINQDNNSLYAQKGIIGRVGPIIVHVGMIFILLGAIWGAFTGFFAQEMIAEGQTFTIKNFIEAGALTNLKKPQDFSVKVNDFRIDYTPQGAVDQFYSDLSIVDKEGKELDKKTIFVNEPLRYKGVTFYQTSWGISGVKVQLNNSPIFQLPMAELDTKGTGRIWGTWIPTSPDMSNGVSLITKDLQGTMFIYDMSGQLVGATRPGMPVEVNGVNLKVLDLIGSTGLQIKADPGVPIVYFGFALLMVGVVMSYVSFSQVWVLEKDDSTFIGGKTNRAQVTFEREIFTIIDSL from the coding sequence ATGAGCATTTCTTCGTCCTTATCCCTTAGTAGTCAAATTGGTAAATTTTCCCGTAAACTCCTAGCGGTAGTGGCTGACCTAAGATTAGCTATTATACTGTTATTGGCGATCGCACTTTTTAGCATTAGTGGCACTGTCATCGAGCAAAATCAAGGCTTATCTTACTATCAAGAAAACTACCCAGAAAATCCTGCGTTATGGGGCTTTTTTACATGGAAATTATTACTCAATTTAGGTTTTGATCATGTTTATACTACATGGTGGTATGTTTCTATCTTGGTACTTTTTGGAACTAGCCTTATTGCTTGTACATTTCGCCGTCAATTACCAGCCCTCAAAGCTGCTAAAATCTGGAAATATTATCGTCAGCCAAGAGAGTTTAATAAATTAACCCTTAGCGCCGAATTATCAGTTAATGGCTTAACAGAAATCAAAGATAGTTTAACTAAAAAGGGATATAAAATTAATCAAGATAATAATAGTTTATATGCCCAGAAAGGAATAATTGGTAGAGTAGGCCCTATCATAGTTCATGTAGGGATGATATTTATTTTACTCGGGGCAATTTGGGGAGCATTTACAGGATTTTTTGCCCAAGAAATGATCGCCGAAGGACAAACCTTTACCATCAAAAATTTTATCGAAGCAGGGGCATTAACTAATCTTAAAAAACCTCAAGATTTTTCAGTAAAAGTAAATGATTTCAGAATTGATTATACCCCTCAAGGAGCAGTAGATCAATTTTATTCTGACCTTTCTATTGTAGATAAAGAAGGCAAAGAATTAGACAAAAAAACTATCTTTGTTAATGAACCCTTAAGGTACAAAGGAGTTACTTTTTATCAAACCAGTTGGGGCATTTCGGGGGTAAAAGTACAATTAAATAATAGCCCTATTTTTCAACTACCCATGGCAGAATTAGACACCAAAGGCACAGGGCGCATCTGGGGTACATGGATACCTACTAGCCCTGATATGAGCAATGGAGTATCTCTGATTACCAAAGACTTACAGGGTACTATGTTTATTTATGATATGTCAGGGCAATTGGTGGGGGCGACTCGCCCGGGGATGCCTGTGGAGGTAAACGGCGTTAATCTGAAGGTGTTGGACTTAATTGGCTCTACGGGTTTACAAATAAAAGCTGATCCTGGAGTACCTATAGTTTACTTTGGTTTTGCTCTTTTGATGGTGGGAGTGGTCATGAGTTATGTTTCTTTCTCTCAGGTGTGGGTGTTGGAAAAAGATGATTCTACTTTCATTGGGGGGAAAACTAATCGCGCCCAAGTGACTTTTGAGCGAGAAATTTTTACTATTATTGATTCTTTGTAA